CAGTGCAGGAGGATAGCCAAGGTTTGGTTCCCAGATCCAGCTCGTTGGATGAAGTTGCCGCGGCCTTTGCTTTTGATATGAGCGGCTCCAAAGTGTTTATTGCCCCTGTGCAAATTGACTACACCAAGCGCTTTTCTTCGGTGCCACGCACCCGCTACAGAGAGAAAGATTACGAGCTGGATGATAGGGACCTACAGCAGATGAATGCACTGTTGGTCAAAACGTTTGCCGAGAAGTTTCTCGAACCGCGTAACAGCGTGGTAGCAGAGGAGGAGGAAGAGGCAGATTACACACTGTCCTTATCCCTGGAAAAATTTTCGGTAGCTGCACCACTGGACCCCTCTCCATGGACCTGGCGCGTCTACACCGAGCAGAGTGCCTATGGGGTACTGGTCGGAACGCTTTATGATCGGGAGGGCAATGCTGTGATGCGCTTCCGGGATCGCCGCGATATCGGTGAGAACTTTGGTGCCTATGGCCCCGGTGGGCGCATGGAGCGTTTTACCAGTGTTACTTTCTGGTCTGATATGCGTGTAGATATGAGGCGGGCCTTTGCCAGTTTGAATCGCACATTGCTGTGATACCCACACGTTTTGAGGCTTCTGGTTACATAGCGCCCCCGATTGACGATATGGGCGCTATAATCACCGCCTATGCAAACTAATGATCTTCAGGGAAGGCCGGTGCTGATATATCTGCACGGCTTCCTTTCATCACCACAGTCCTTCAAATGCCAGTTGATGCGAGAACGGCTCCAGGCCCAATACCCGCATGTTACCTTCTGTGCACCGCAGATTCCTCCCTATACAGAGGAGGCGCAGAAATCGTTGGTGGCTCTTGTGGAGGATCTCCTTCGGCAGTCAGATAGGGGACCCATTGGATTGGTGGGGAGTTCTATGGGGGGCTTTTGGTGCACTTACCTTGGTGAGCGCTTCCGATTGCCCGCTGTACTGATAAATCCCGCAGTGCGCCCCGCGCGCTTTATTCCAGCCTATGTGGGGAAGGTTTTAAAACCCTATAGCGGTGAAGAAGAGGAATTCCGTCTTACCCTGGTTGATGTAGATGCCATGCAGCGGGTACAGGCTAAATTGGAGAAGCCGTTGCAGAGTTGCTACTGGTTACTCGCCCAGCGCGGGGATGAAGTTCTGGATTATCGCGATGCGCAGGATTTCTACCAAGGACAACGCCAGACCATTGAAGACGGTGGCGATCATAGTTTCCAGGAGTTCGCACGCTATTGCGACCCTATCACCGAATTTCTATTTAACGAGCAGTAATCAATAAGAATTATGGCTAATTATTCCGCCGAAGATATTGAGGTACTCACGGGACTAGATCCGGTGCGTAAGCGCCCCGGGATGTATACCGATACCGCACGCCCAAATCACCTGGCTCAGGAGGTAATCGACAACAGTGTCGACGAAGCCCTGGCCGGACATGCCAAGAAAATTGAAGTGGTGTTACACAAGGACCACTCGCTTTCTGTCAGCGACAACGGCCGCGGTATGCCTGTCGATATCCACCCTGAGCAGGGACGGCCTGGTGTAGAGGTTATCCTCTCCACTCTGCACGCCGGCGGTAAGTTTTCCAATGATAATTACCAATTCTCCGGCGGCCTTCACGGCGTCGGTGTTTCGGTGGTTAATGCCCTCTCAAAAGTGCTGGAGGTTACTATCCAGCGAGATGGCAAGGTTCATCGCATTGGCTTTAAGGATGGTGAAAAGGCCTCCGACCTGGAAGTAGTAGGTGAGTGCGGCAAGCGCACAACAGGCACCAGTGTTCGCTTCTTGCCAGATCCCCAATATTTTGATTCCGCTAAATTTTCAGTGGTGCGCCTACGACACCTTCTGCGTGCCAAGGCGGTTCTCTGCCCGGGTCTCACGGTTACGTTTATCAATGAGCAGGATGGCGAGTCCGATGAGTGGTATTACGAAGATGGCCTCAAGGACTATTTGGCCGCTGCAAATCAGGGCTGGGAAGTACTGCCAGCAGAACCATTTGTAGGCAGTTTTGCAGCTACTACTGAGGCGGCAGACTGGGCGGTCCAATGGTTACCAGAGGGCGGAGAGGTCACCGCTGAATCCTACGTAAACTTGATTCCTACCGCTCAGGGCGGTACCCATGTCAACGGTTTGCGGGCTGGTCTGCTGGAAGCAATGCGCGAATACTGTGAAATCCGCAATCTGCTACCGCGCGGAATTAAATTGGGACCAGAAGATATTTGGAGCCAGTGTTCTTACGTTCTCTCTGCCAAGCTGGCTGACCCTCAATTCTCTGGCCAGACAAAAGAAAGACTTTCCTCTCGTGAAGCGACCGCATTTATTTCCGGTGTCGCCAAAGATGCATTCAGCTTGTGGCTGAACCAGCATACGGAAGAGGGCGATAAACTGGCGGAACTGTGTATTGGCAATGCACAGAAGCGCATGCGCTCCGCGAAAAAAGTTGCACGTAAAAAAGTTACTCAGGGACCGGCCTTGCCTGGAAAACTGGCAGACTGCTCCAGTGGCGATACCACGCGCTCTGAACTCTTCCTGGTGGAGGGGGATTCGGCCGGTGGCTCCGCCAAGCAGGCACGAGACCGGGAGTTCCAAGCTATCATGCCTCTGCGCGGTAAAATCCTGAATACGTGGGAAGTTGACTCAGGGGAAATTCTCGCTAGCCAGGAGGTGCATGATATTGCTGTAGCCCTCGGGGTGGACCCGGGCAGCGATAACCTGGAAGGCTTGCGTTACAACAAGATCTGTATCCTCGCCGATGCCGACTCAGACGGGCTGCATATTGCTACGCTGTTATGCGCGCTTTTCTTACGTCATTTCCGACCGTTGGTCACTAACGGACATGTCTATGTGGCCATGCCCCCACTGTTCCGAATTGATATCGGTAAAGACGTTTATTATGCGCTGGATGAATCTGAGAAACAGGGCATTCTCGATCGTATCAGTGCAGAAAAGAAAAAGGGCAAGATTCAGGTAACCCGATTTAAGGGATTGGGAGAAATGAATCCTATGCAATTGCGTGAAACTACCATGGATCCCAATACCCGACGTCTCGTACAGCTTTATATAGATTCAGGAGATGACAGTAATCAACTACTAGATATGCTCCTGGCTAAAAAGCGTGCTGGAGACCGCAAGCAGTGGCTGGAAAGTAAGGGGAATTTGGCTGAAGTGGGTTAAGCTCTTAGCTTTCTAACATAGATATTGGTGTTGCCTTAGTGTACTAAGGCAACAGATCAATGCATATGATTAATATGGAGCGCTGAGGGGCTCTATCTCTCTTTCAGAAGTTGTATCAGTTATTCAGCTTAATGGATGCCATTTCAGCTGGATATTATTTAATTCCTTTAGTTTAAATTTTTTGTTTTAGAATAATACTTATTTAAAAGAGGCAACTTCATTGATGCGAAAATATATAGCCTTAGCATCTATGTGATATTTTCGATAAAAAGAAGTGCACAAATCAATTCATTCTATTGGTTTTACTATTTTGTCATTTTCTAATTGCTTAGAGTCTAAATTTTTTTTAAAAGATGAAATAAGCACCATGTGACAAGTGCCTATATAATGTCTTGACAGTGAGACTAGCAGTTTCGGGTATTTTCAAAGTCTAAAGCGACAGCATCAAAAGTTATATAATTAATGATTGCTTGACGAGATTAAATTTTGAGTATGCTGTGGGATACATTAAGTGCCGTTGGTGAGCTTGTTGGTGCCTTTGCTGTTGTCGCATCTTTAGTCTATCTTGCCGCTTTAATAAGAGTTCAGAATAAAGAATCGAAGATTGCTTCTATGCATGAGATATCCATTGCTCATCGAGAAGCTGTGGCAGCAATTTGTGATGGACCAATGGCAGACATCTTTGCAAAGGCGATGAAGGATTTTGATTCTTTGTCGAGTGCCGATACTTTAAGGATCATTGGTTTTGTATATCGTTTTTTTAAGATCTGGGAAGAAGCTTATTTCCAATACAAGGCAAACAGGTTGGATTTTACTATTTGGGACTCAATGACTCGTCAATATACAGCATACTTATCAATGGCACCTTTTAAAAGGATATGGGAGTTGCGCTCTGAATATGTGGCTCCCGAATTCCGTGATTATGTTAATTCAAGGAAGCCAGTAGAGTTGGTTTTGCCAAATTCAATTAGAAATATGGGTGATTCCAAAGGTTAATCTTAAATCATGCCTTAATAGGGAGTTGATATATCTAGCTGTTGTAATAGGAATGGTCATATTAAATTTAGCTACTGGTAGTATCACTCTCAACAAAATCAATAATAACCTAATTGTGAAAGAGGTATTTTTCTTCCTGAGTACCAGTGGGAGTTTGTATGACCGAAAGTCAACCCAAAATATATAATGAAAATTGTGAGGTCATGGGATTTGATAAATCCTGGATGAAACCGTGGATTCGAAAAATACGTGCAGAGCGAGCTAGAAGAGTAGTTGAGTATCTAATAGCTTGAGTTCCAAATAAGTATTGGAATGCTCATAGATTTTTTGTCATAAGAAATGACTAATACACCTTTTTAAACTGCTTTCATGCGTAAAAGGTATGAGATGCGATAAAAATAGTGCTCTATTATTTAAGCGGCTAGAAATCCATATTTCTTCTTTTTGATGCACGAAAATTTTTAAGCTGTCATCTCCTCATCGATTTATTTTGTGCAATCATGTGGGGTATCTGGCTTTAAATTTCTAAAAATATATCCGTATTTTTGTTTGCTAAGAAATTTTGAGTCACATTTCTTTATGAACATGTACCCTCAAGTTCGGACAGATGTCTAGCCATTTAAGACTTTTAGTTGGATCTGTAGTTCTAATTCAGGGAGTAAAAATATTTTTTTAAAAAAAGTTCACTCTGTCATTTGAATCTTGTAGGCTGCTTAAAAGTAGCAGAATATTTAGATGGCAGTTTCATTATGAGTGACTTATAAAGTCTTGGCTGCAATGTGAAGAGTGATAGTTTATAGGTTAAATTAACAAGTTATGTTTATAGGTATTGCTATTGATTTTGTATTGGTCGGTTGCTCCATTTGGTGTGCAGGATAATTGGTGCAAACCCAACAATAAAAGATAAATAGTATAGACATTGATGAGAATTTTCCACTTTGTTTGGCAGTTATTACTGCCGGATGCTGAACAAAGGTATAAGTAATAATGTCTGCTCGTCTGAGTGTTTGCTTTATATGTTTTTTATGCTGGTTATTTCGGCGTTAAAATTCATGTAAGCTATTGTGAGTTCAAGAAGTGAAATTCTAAATCTTAATTGGCAAATTAATAGTGCAGTCTGAGCCCTTAATCCTGCAAGGCTCTAAAAGAGAATAAAGCCTTTATCTATAAAAGAGGCTATTTATTTGCGAATATATGCGAAATTTATTCTAATTTTACTTCTCGCATTAGTTCTTGTTGGAGATATTTTATTGCTAAGGCGATGCGAGAGTAGTCTGTATTGTCTGTATTGATAATGAAAATTATATCTACTCCAGCACCAAGAATAAGAGAGTTTTGAAAAATGACATGATGACCTATAAGGAAAACATACGGTGAGATTTAATATTAACTTGGCAATTTTGATGTTCAGTGCATATCTTTCAGGTTGTAGTGGATCTTCGAGCGGGGGAGATGATCCAGACACAGGTGGCGAGCTTGCAGCTGCTGCGATGGCGGTCCATTATGAGAAACCTAAAACGCTAACCTTTCGCTGGAGCGATGTTTCTGGGGCAACTTATTATCAGTTATTTGAAAATGCTGATGGGCACTCTGGGTTTGAACCTATTGGAAATCCCATTGCGCCAAAAGAAGAGCGCATTGAATTAGTGGTGCCTTTATTCAAAAAGCTTAATGCCCAATACTTATTGCAAACCTGCGATGATCAGAGATGTATCGATTCTGATGCAGTAGCGATTGATCAGGATGTGATAGGTAGTATCGGTTATTTTAAACCCAGTAATACGGATGCTGACGATCAGTTTGGTTGGAATCTAGCAATTAGCGATGATGGCAACCTGCTTGCAGTAGGTGCTCCTCGCGAAGATAGCGGTGGTGACCAAGAGGATAACCTGACACCTGATTCAGGTGCAGTTTATATTTTTAGTCGGGAAGATGGCGAATGGACACAGCAAGCCTATCTTAAGTCTCCAGATCCTCAAGAAGCTGCAGAGTTTGGAACTGCATTGAGCCTTAGCGATGATGGTTATACGCTTGCAGTAGGGGCATTCAAGGAGAATGGGGAAAATGATAATTTTTCTGCGGGCGCTGTTCATATTTTTTCCCGAAGTAATGAAGGTTGGGTCCATAGCGCCCGACTTCAAGCGGACAATCAAGGAAATAATGACCTATTTGGTTATGCCCTTAGCCTTAGTGGGAATGGTTCTACTTTAGCAGTAACCGCACCCAGTGAAGATGGTGGTCTTGATGGCGATTCTATTGAAGATTCTGGAGCGGTATATGTGTTCCTTAATGAGGAGGGAAGTTGGTCACAGTATGCCTATATTAAGGCTGCTGATAGTTCTGAGGGGTTAGGTTTTGGTTCTTCGATAAGCCTTGATGATGCCGGGGCTTCATTCGCAGTTGGGGCTTATGCTGACAATACAGAGGCAGGTTCCGTTTATCTATACCAGTTGGATGGTGAATCCTGGGTAGAAGATAGCAAGATATCGGCTAGTAATCCTGTCGCTGGTGATTGGTTTGGATTTGCGCTCAATTTAAGTGGTAATGGGCAAACTCTAGCAGTTGGCGCCCCATTACAAAGTGGATCTAACAGTGGCGCTGTCTACATTTTTTCTCGAAAAGAAAACGCTTGGGAGCAAACTGCCTATTTGAAAGCTTCCAATCCTCATGTATCGGCTTACTTTGGAGAGGCGGTAAACCTGAGTGATGATGGCAGTTTTATAGCCGTGGGAGCATGGGGAGAGAAAAGCTATAGCCAAGGATTGTTCGGAGATAGTACAGACGAATCTTCAAATAAAGCAGGAGCAGTTTATACCTATATATTTAATGGCGTAGACTGGTCTAGTGAGGCTTATATTAAGGCGAGCAACACAGACTCGGGAGACAAATTTGGTGGCTCTGTTGCGCTAAGTGGAGATGGAGCTAGTTTAGCAGTAGGGGCGAACGGTGAAGGAAGTGCCGATAGTGGTTTGCTCGCAAGCCCTGAGAACAATGAAGCTTATTCTGCAGGAGCGGTTTATATTTATTGATTGGGCTGTATAATTTGTATTTACGTATAAAGTTAGTTGTTTGAGTTTAAATGGTATTGTTATCATTAATATAGACCGAACGGAATACGTACAATGTAAATTTTAGAGATCTTTATTCTAAGTATAGATTTTAGGCTGCTCAGGTAAATCAAAAGATTTTCCTAGAGCAGCAATATATCTAGAGTTTTAGCTAAAGCTTAGATGAATAGTGAAAGAAAAGGATATCTTTAATATTTATAACTCTCTTTAAGTCTGAGCTTGTAATCAAGCTCAGCTAGTGAAATGTGAGTTTGGTTCTAAATTTTAATCTCATACTTATATTTAGTTCAATTCTTTAATGCATAAGTATTCCTAATTACCACCTATGCTAAGCTAATTTTCAGCAACCTTTCTGGCATCGGTGGTGTCCGAAGTGAGACAAAGACAAGTCGGGGAATAAGTGCTGACAAATTAAATCTCCGATTAAATCGGTATTGGAACTCAGCCAAATAACGCTGTGCATACTTCGGTCTAATTGCATGGTAGGTGCTACGTAGAGCACTCTTTAAATTACCGAGAACCG
This DNA window, taken from Microbulbifer sp. VAAF005, encodes the following:
- a CDS encoding YqiA/YcfP family alpha/beta fold hydrolase, with the translated sequence MLIYLHGFLSSPQSFKCQLMRERLQAQYPHVTFCAPQIPPYTEEAQKSLVALVEDLLRQSDRGPIGLVGSSMGGFWCTYLGERFRLPAVLINPAVRPARFIPAYVGKVLKPYSGEEEEFRLTLVDVDAMQRVQAKLEKPLQSCYWLLAQRGDEVLDYRDAQDFYQGQRQTIEDGGDHSFQEFARYCDPITEFLFNEQ
- the parE gene encoding DNA topoisomerase IV subunit B, yielding MANYSAEDIEVLTGLDPVRKRPGMYTDTARPNHLAQEVIDNSVDEALAGHAKKIEVVLHKDHSLSVSDNGRGMPVDIHPEQGRPGVEVILSTLHAGGKFSNDNYQFSGGLHGVGVSVVNALSKVLEVTIQRDGKVHRIGFKDGEKASDLEVVGECGKRTTGTSVRFLPDPQYFDSAKFSVVRLRHLLRAKAVLCPGLTVTFINEQDGESDEWYYEDGLKDYLAAANQGWEVLPAEPFVGSFAATTEAADWAVQWLPEGGEVTAESYVNLIPTAQGGTHVNGLRAGLLEAMREYCEIRNLLPRGIKLGPEDIWSQCSYVLSAKLADPQFSGQTKERLSSREATAFISGVAKDAFSLWLNQHTEEGDKLAELCIGNAQKRMRSAKKVARKKVTQGPALPGKLADCSSGDTTRSELFLVEGDSAGGSAKQARDREFQAIMPLRGKILNTWEVDSGEILASQEVHDIAVALGVDPGSDNLEGLRYNKICILADADSDGLHIATLLCALFLRHFRPLVTNGHVYVAMPPLFRIDIGKDVYYALDESEKQGILDRISAEKKKGKIQVTRFKGLGEMNPMQLRETTMDPNTRRLVQLYIDSGDDSNQLLDMLLAKKRAGDRKQWLESKGNLAEVG